A window of Stigmatella erecta genomic DNA:
ACTTATCGGGGAGCTCGGTCTCCGGGTAGATGGCCTTGGTAGGACACACGGGCTCACAAGCGCCACAGTCGATGCACTCATCCGGGTGGATGACGAGGAAGTTAGCCCCCTCGTAGAAGCAGTTGACCGGGCAGACCTCGACGCAGTCCGTGTACTTACACTTGATGCAGGGTTCAGCAACAACGTAGGCCATCGGGTGACTCTCCTCAGCACAATCGGCGGACCTGCACACTAGACGGTTTGTGGCAAGCACCGCACCTGGAATTTGGCCGTCCGGGCGCTCAGCCCAGCAGACCCTGAGCCCTCATCAGCTCAGCAACCAGGATGGCGCCCTTGGCGGCGCCCATCTTCGTGTTGTGGGAGACGAGCACGTACTTGAAGCCGTTCTCCAGCACCCCGTCCTCGCGCACCCGGCCCACCGTGGTGGCCATGCCGCCGTGGGTGTCGCGATCCAGGCGGGGCTGTGGGCGGAACGGATCCTCCAGCAGCTCGATCCAGTTGGGCGGCGAGGACGGCAGGCCCCGGGCCACCTCGTCCCCGCGCCACTCGCGCAGCGCGGCCGACACCTCGTCCACCGTGGCCTTCTTGCCCAGGGAGACGAACACGGCCTCCGTGTGGCCCTCCATCACCGCCACGCGGGTGCAGGTGCAGGACACCTTCACGCCGTGGGAGTCGATGGCCGCCCCGCCCGCCTGCAGCGCGCCGAGGATCTTCTTCGTCTCCACCTCCACCTTGCCCTCTTCCTTGGGGATGTAGGGCACGACGTTGTCGAGGATGTCCAGGCCGATGACGCCCGGGGAGCGCCCCGCGCCCGACATGGCCTGGAGGCTCGTCATCAGCACCGCCTTGACGCCGAAGCGCTCGGCCAAGGGGGCCAGGGTGACGGCCAGGCCCGTGGTGGTGCAGTTGGGAATCGGGACGATGAAGCCCTTCCAGCCGCGGCGCCGCTGCTGCTCGCGCACGAGCGGGGCATGGGCGGAGTTGACCGGGGGGATGAGGAGCGGCACGTCCGCCTCGTAGCGGAAGGCGCTCGCGGCGGAGAACACGGGGATGTCCTTGGCGAGCCGGGGTTCGATCTCCCGGGCCACATCCGCCTCCACCGCGGAGAAGGCGATGTCGTAGTCCTTGGCCTGGACCGCATCGCCGCTCACCACGGGCATGCGGGCCACCGCGGCCGGGAGCGCCTCGGGCACGAACCACGCCGTCATGCCGTTGGCGGTGCGCAGGGCCTCCACGTAGGACTTGCCCGCGGAGCGCGGCGAGGCCGCGAGCCCCGTGAGCTCGATGAAGGGATGGTTCTGAAGACCCGCGATGAACTGTTGCCCTGCCAGACCCGTAGCGCCGATGAGGACAGCGCGAAGCTTCGCCATTGTGCGTTCCCTCCCTCGTGTGAACGCATCGTCCATAGCACCGTTCGCACCCGGCTTCACACCGGAGCGGCTAGCGCTGAAGGGCAGAGGCAGTGTCGGCCAGATGTGACTCGACGGGGAACCCCTCGGCCATCCACGTCTCGATGCCCCCCTGGAGACACACGGCGTTGCGGCCCCGGAGCAAGAGCAGGCGGCACACCCGCGCGGCGGTCTCCTCGTCCAGGTCACACCCGCACACGACGATCAGCTCGTCGTCCGGCAACATGGTGAGGTGCTGGGCCACCTCCGAGGGCGTCATCCGCAAGGCCCCCGGTATATGGACCTCCAATCGTCCCCAATGGGCCGGAGACCGGCAATCCAGGATGAGGACATCTTCGTCCCCCAGGCGCATAAACAGCTCAGCGCAAGGGATGTGAGGTTCCATCGGTGGCCTCCGCGCGGGACTTGGTCTCTATGGAACCCCAACGGCTTTTCCCCTCTTCCACGCCCGTGGGCTGCCTGCCCTCCAGGCAGCCGGAGCCACGGCCTCACAGCCCGAGGTGCTTGGCGATGATTTCGTTCATCACCTCGCTGGTGCCGCCGCCGATGGGGCCCAGCCGCGCATCGCGCCAGTGGCGCTGGATGTCGTACTCCATCATGTAGCCCGCGCCCCCGTGGAGCTGGAGGCAGGCATCGGCGATGCGGCAGCACGTCTCGGTGGCGACCTTCTTGGCCATGGAGGTCTGCGCCACGGCGTGCTGCCCGTCCACGTGCAGCCGCAGCGCGTGGTAGGTGAGCTGGCGCGCGCACTCGAGCTCCGTGAAGAGCTCGGCCAGCTTGTGGCGCACCACCTGGAAGCCGCTCAAGGACTGGCCGAAGGCCTGGCGCTGCTTCACGTGGACGAGCACCGTCTCCAGCATGTCCTCCATGGCCCCCAGCGCCCCCAGCGCCAGCGTCAGGCGCTCCCACTGGAAGTTGCCCATGATCTGATAGAAGCCCTGCCCCTCCTCGCCCAGGAGGTTCTCCGCGGGCACGCGGCAGTCCTCGAAGAACAGCTCCGCGGTGTCCGAGGCCCGCCACCCGAGCTTCTGCAGCTTGCGCCCCACGCTGAAGCCCGGGGTGCCCTGCTCCACCACGAGCAGGGACAGCCCCTTGTGGCCCCGCTCCGGCGCCGTCTTCACCGCCAGGACGACGAAGTCCGCGCGCACCCCGTTGGTGATGTACGTCTTGGAGCCGTTGACGGCGTAGTGCGCCCCGTCCCGCACGGCCGTGGTGCGGATGCCCGCCACGTCCGAGCCGGCCTCCGGCTCGGTGATGCCCAGCGCGCCGATCTTCTCCCCCCGGATGGCCGGGGCGAGAAAGCGCCGCTTCTGGTCATCCGTGCCGAACAGGTGCAGGGGCGCCGTGGCGATGGTGCACTGGGCCCCCAGGCCCGCGGACACCCCACCGGAGCCGCAGCGGCCCAGCTCCTCCAGGAGCACCGCCTCGTACAGCGCCCCGGCCGCCGTGCCTCCGTACATTTCTGGATACTTCAGCCCGAGGAAGCCCAGCTCCCCGAAGCGCGTGAACAGCGCCCGGGGGAACTCCTCGGCGGCCTCCCACTGGCGGGCGAAGGGCCGCAGCTCCTTCTCCACCACCGCGCGCACCGTGCGGCGGAACGCCTCGTGCTCCTCCTGGTACACCCCGTGGCCGTGCAACATCCGCTGCCCCCTTGCGCTCTCTGGCTTGACCGGCTCGTCCCGGCTTGCGTATAAGACCGTCCCCTGTTCGTGGCGCCATAGCCAAGTGGTAAGGCAAGGGTCTGCAAAACCCTCATTCCCCGGTTCGAATCCGGGTGGCGCCTCAAAAGACACAAGGCCCGATGCGACCGTCCTGGCGCATCGGGCCTTTGTCTTTTCCGGGCCGGGGCCCGCGCGCTAGCAGTCCGCTTCGACGGCGCCGATGTCCGGGGCCACGCCGCAGAACGGCAGGCCCACGTCCGTGCCCTTGTCCACCGCGGGCTGCGCGGGGCTGAAGTCCTGCGTCACCGCCTGGTCCGCCAGGGCGGAGGACTGGTCGCCGGAGGCTTGCTGGAACGCGGTCAGCCCCACCGCGCCGGTGGACAGCTTGAACTGGGCATCGGCCGGGTAGAGGTTGAAGCCCAGCGTCATGCCCGGGTGCTGGCCGCCCAGGTCCACCGCCACCGTGGCGTCGATGATGTTGTTCTCCACAGTGACGTTGCTCGTGGGGCCGCCGGTGCCGTGGCCCAG
This region includes:
- a CDS encoding rhodanese-like domain-containing protein → MEPHIPCAELFMRLGDEDVLILDCRSPAHWGRLEVHIPGALRMTPSEVAQHLTMLPDDELIVVCGCDLDEETAARVCRLLLLRGRNAVCLQGGIETWMAEGFPVESHLADTASALQR
- a CDS encoding acyl-CoA dehydrogenase family protein, which codes for MLHGHGVYQEEHEAFRRTVRAVVEKELRPFARQWEAAEEFPRALFTRFGELGFLGLKYPEMYGGTAAGALYEAVLLEELGRCGSGGVSAGLGAQCTIATAPLHLFGTDDQKRRFLAPAIRGEKIGALGITEPEAGSDVAGIRTTAVRDGAHYAVNGSKTYITNGVRADFVVLAVKTAPERGHKGLSLLVVEQGTPGFSVGRKLQKLGWRASDTAELFFEDCRVPAENLLGEEGQGFYQIMGNFQWERLTLALGALGAMEDMLETVLVHVKQRQAFGQSLSGFQVVRHKLAELFTELECARQLTYHALRLHVDGQHAVAQTSMAKKVATETCCRIADACLQLHGGAGYMMEYDIQRHWRDARLGPIGGGTSEVMNEIIAKHLGL
- the fdxA gene encoding ferredoxin FdxA; amino-acid sequence: MAYVVAEPCIKCKYTDCVEVCPVNCFYEGANFLVIHPDECIDCGACEPVCPTKAIYPETELPDKWKEYKTLNAKLSLEWPNLAEKLAELPEADEFKDKKDKRGMLEMSPGKR
- the asd gene encoding aspartate-semialdehyde dehydrogenase, which translates into the protein MAKLRAVLIGATGLAGQQFIAGLQNHPFIELTGLAASPRSAGKSYVEALRTANGMTAWFVPEALPAAVARMPVVSGDAVQAKDYDIAFSAVEADVAREIEPRLAKDIPVFSAASAFRYEADVPLLIPPVNSAHAPLVREQQRRRGWKGFIVPIPNCTTTGLAVTLAPLAERFGVKAVLMTSLQAMSGAGRSPGVIGLDILDNVVPYIPKEEGKVEVETKKILGALQAGGAAIDSHGVKVSCTCTRVAVMEGHTEAVFVSLGKKATVDEVSAALREWRGDEVARGLPSSPPNWIELLEDPFRPQPRLDRDTHGGMATTVGRVREDGVLENGFKYVLVSHNTKMGAAKGAILVAELMRAQGLLG